A stretch of the Neodiprion lecontei isolate iyNeoLeco1 chromosome 4, iyNeoLeco1.1, whole genome shotgun sequence genome encodes the following:
- the LOC107224541 gene encoding poly(rC)-binding protein 4 isoform X1, which yields MKHKGDAMTVKSEHTWDRLRSTSPESSPAKITRLTSPRSLSSSTSFPIVKTSLNNIRNLVNAATMDNMDPKPMLNDDPSVTLTIRLIMQGKEVGSIIGKKGEIVNRFREESGAKINISDGSCPERIVTVTGPTNSIFKAFTLICKKFEEWCSQFHDIQGSGAGGGGGVPRPPITLRLIVPASQCGSLIGKGGSKIKEIREVTGASIQVASEMLPNSTERTVTISGTSEAVTQCIYHICCVMLESPPKGATIPYRPKPQVGGPVILAGGQAYTIQGNYAVPAHSDVSTVLPLPAPHTGPNPPSLNTTTLTSSHFAAHHPSHYASHAHPLLPPHLTAHHPLHPSPLHASVAGLADPLLKSGHLQAALPPVHLVADAMGKLGSNPLAGLAALGLGGLATPANTGGLNPAALAALAGSQLRTSNTNRQQPAANNQTHEMTVPNELIGCIIGKGGTKIAEIRQISGAMIRISNCEEREGGATDRTITITGNPDAVALAQYLINMSVELQKANLEAQNTQTPGSGTTPGASGASASPSTTTTTASPLASAIPLAQLLSKPGALNALSSLTALGGLTELLGGAAGAAATALPVQTTGVHRSHKPFTPRLRSPSAPGPTDSGKFKSERTKYNPY from the exons TGTGAAGTCTGAGCATACGTGGGACCGCTTAAGAAGCACCTCCCCCGAATCCTCCCCGGCGAAAATAACTCGCCTCACCTCTCCCCGCTCCTTGTCCTCTTCCACCTCCTTCCCGATCGTCAAAACATCCCTTAATAACATTCGGAATCTTGTCAACGCAGCAACCATGGACAATATGGACCCCAAACCAATGCTCAACGACGATCCGTCGGTCACGTTAACTATTCGTCTCATTATGCAGGGAAAG GAAGTTGGCAGCATAATTGGAAAGAAAGGAGAAATTGTAAATAGGTTCCGTGAAGAG TCCGGTGCCAAGATAAATATCTCAGATGGCTCCTGCCCAGAACGTATAGTCACTGTAACCGGTCCTACAAACTCGATATTCAAAGCGTTTACATTGATTTGCAAGAAGTTTGAAGAATGGTGTTCCCAGTTCCACGATATTCAAGGAAGCGGCGCAGGTGGTGGCGGCGGCGTTCCAAGGCCGCCGATCACTCTTCGGCTGATAGTTCCTGCCTCGCAATGCGGATCTCTCATTGGAAAGGGAGGATCAAAGATAAAGGAAATTCGCGAAGTTACCGGCGCCTCTATTCAAGTCGCATCCGAAATGCTACCAAACTCAACGGAACGTACAGTGACTATCTCGGGCACCAGCGAGGCTGTCACGCAGTGCATCTATCATATCTGCTGTGTCATGCTAGAG tcCCCTCCCAAAGGTGCCACGATCCCTTATCGCCCTAAACCCCAAGTTGGTGGGCCAGTGATCCTGGCTGGTGGGCAAGCCTACACCATCCAGGGTAATTACGCGGTGCCCGCCCACTCGGACGTAAGTACAGTATTGCCATTGCCCGCCCCCCATACCGGGCCGAACCCACCCTCGCTGAATACCACCACGTTGACCAGCTCCCACTTCGCAGCCCACCACCCCTCACACTACGCTTCACATGCCCACCCACTCCTGCCCCCCCATCTCACCGCCCATCATCCACTTCATCCAAGCCCCCTTCACGCCAGCGTGGCAGGCCTCGCCGACCCCCTGCTGAAGAGTGGACACTTGCAGGCAGCCCTCCCGCCCGTACACCTCGTGGCAGATGCC ATGGGCAAATTGGGGAGCAATCCTCTCGCTGGTCTCGCAGCTCTAGGTCTTGGAGGTCTCGCCACGCCTGCCAACACAGGCGGACTAAATCCAGCTG CTTTAGCAGCACTCGCTGGAAGTCAGTTGCGAACTAGCAACACCAATAGACAGCAGCCAGCGGCTAACAACCAGACGCATGAGATGACCGTTCCCAACGAGCTGATCGGATGCATCATTGGCAAGGGTGGCACGAAGATAGCTGAAATTCGTCAAATATCAGGGGCCATGATTCGCATTAGCAATTGTGAAGAGAGGGAAGGAGGAGCGACTGACCGCACCATAACTATCACTGGAAATCCAGACGCGGTCGCTCTTGCACAATATCTCATCAATATGAG TGTCGAACTGCAGAAAGCTAACTTAGAGGCCCAAAATACCCAAACCCCTGGCAGCGGTACCACTCCCGGGGCATCCGGGGCCAGTGCTTCCCCCTCTACCACTACCACCACTGCCTCTCCTTTGGCCAGCGCCATTCCTCTGGCTCAGCTGCTTAGCAAGCCAGGTGCTCTCAACGCCCTATCTAGCCTCACTGCTCTTGGCGGGCTAACGGAATTGCTAGGTGGAGCTGCAGGTGCAGCCGCTACCGCACTTCCGGTACAAACGACCGGTGTGCACCGTTCACACAAGCCATTTACACCCAGACTTCGTAGTCCCAGTGCACCCGGGCCCACCGACAGCGGGAAATTTAAATCAGAGCGCACCAAGTACAATCCGTACTGA
- the LOC107224541 gene encoding poly(rC)-binding protein 3 isoform X5, protein MKHKGDAMTVKSEHTWDRLRSTSPESSPAKITRLTSPRSLSSSTSFPIVKTSLNNIRNLVNAATMDNMDPKPMLNDDPSVTLTIRLIMQGKSGAKINISDGSCPERIVTVTGPTNSIFKAFTLICKKFEEWCSQFHDIQGSGAGGGGGVPRPPITLRLIVPASQCGSLIGKGGSKIKEIREVTGASIQVASEMLPNSTERTVTISGTSEAVTQCIYHICCVMLESPPKGATIPYRPKPQVGGPVILAGGQAYTIQGNYAVPAHSDMGKLGSNPLAGLAALGLGGLATPANTGGLNPAALAALAGSQLRTSNTNRQQPAANNQTHEMTVPNELIGCIIGKGGTKIAEIRQISGAMIRISNCEEREGGATDRTITITGNPDAVALAQYLINMSVELQKANLEAQNTQTPGSGTTPGASGASASPSTTTTTASPLASAIPLAQLLSKPGALNALSSLTALGGLTELLGGAAGAAATALPVQTTGVHRSHKPFTPRLRSPSAPGPTDSGKFKSERTKYNPY, encoded by the exons TGTGAAGTCTGAGCATACGTGGGACCGCTTAAGAAGCACCTCCCCCGAATCCTCCCCGGCGAAAATAACTCGCCTCACCTCTCCCCGCTCCTTGTCCTCTTCCACCTCCTTCCCGATCGTCAAAACATCCCTTAATAACATTCGGAATCTTGTCAACGCAGCAACCATGGACAATATGGACCCCAAACCAATGCTCAACGACGATCCGTCGGTCACGTTAACTATTCGTCTCATTATGCAGGGAAAG TCCGGTGCCAAGATAAATATCTCAGATGGCTCCTGCCCAGAACGTATAGTCACTGTAACCGGTCCTACAAACTCGATATTCAAAGCGTTTACATTGATTTGCAAGAAGTTTGAAGAATGGTGTTCCCAGTTCCACGATATTCAAGGAAGCGGCGCAGGTGGTGGCGGCGGCGTTCCAAGGCCGCCGATCACTCTTCGGCTGATAGTTCCTGCCTCGCAATGCGGATCTCTCATTGGAAAGGGAGGATCAAAGATAAAGGAAATTCGCGAAGTTACCGGCGCCTCTATTCAAGTCGCATCCGAAATGCTACCAAACTCAACGGAACGTACAGTGACTATCTCGGGCACCAGCGAGGCTGTCACGCAGTGCATCTATCATATCTGCTGTGTCATGCTAGAG tcCCCTCCCAAAGGTGCCACGATCCCTTATCGCCCTAAACCCCAAGTTGGTGGGCCAGTGATCCTGGCTGGTGGGCAAGCCTACACCATCCAGGGTAATTACGCGGTGCCCGCCCACTCGGAC ATGGGCAAATTGGGGAGCAATCCTCTCGCTGGTCTCGCAGCTCTAGGTCTTGGAGGTCTCGCCACGCCTGCCAACACAGGCGGACTAAATCCAGCTG CTTTAGCAGCACTCGCTGGAAGTCAGTTGCGAACTAGCAACACCAATAGACAGCAGCCAGCGGCTAACAACCAGACGCATGAGATGACCGTTCCCAACGAGCTGATCGGATGCATCATTGGCAAGGGTGGCACGAAGATAGCTGAAATTCGTCAAATATCAGGGGCCATGATTCGCATTAGCAATTGTGAAGAGAGGGAAGGAGGAGCGACTGACCGCACCATAACTATCACTGGAAATCCAGACGCGGTCGCTCTTGCACAATATCTCATCAATATGAG TGTCGAACTGCAGAAAGCTAACTTAGAGGCCCAAAATACCCAAACCCCTGGCAGCGGTACCACTCCCGGGGCATCCGGGGCCAGTGCTTCCCCCTCTACCACTACCACCACTGCCTCTCCTTTGGCCAGCGCCATTCCTCTGGCTCAGCTGCTTAGCAAGCCAGGTGCTCTCAACGCCCTATCTAGCCTCACTGCTCTTGGCGGGCTAACGGAATTGCTAGGTGGAGCTGCAGGTGCAGCCGCTACCGCACTTCCGGTACAAACGACCGGTGTGCACCGTTCACACAAGCCATTTACACCCAGACTTCGTAGTCCCAGTGCACCCGGGCCCACCGACAGCGGGAAATTTAAATCAGAGCGCACCAAGTACAATCCGTACTGA
- the LOC107224541 gene encoding poly(rC)-binding protein 3 isoform X4, whose translation MKHKGDAMTVKSEHTWDRLRSTSPESSPAKITRLTSPRSLSSSTSFPIVKTSLNNIRNLVNAATMDNMDPKPMLNDDPSVTLTIRLIMQGKEVGSIIGKKGEIVNRFREESGAKINISDGSCPERIVTVTGPTNSIFKAFTLICKKFEEWCSQFHDIQGSGAGGGGGVPRPPITLRLIVPASQCGSLIGKGGSKIKEIREVTGASIQVASEMLPNSTERTVTISGTSEAVTQCIYHICCVMLESPPKGATIPYRPKPQVGGPVILAGGQAYTIQGNYAVPAHSDMGKLGSNPLAGLAALGLGGLATPANTGGLNPAALAGSQLRTSNTNRQQPAANNQTHEMTVPNELIGCIIGKGGTKIAEIRQISGAMIRISNCEEREGGATDRTITITGNPDAVALAQYLINMSVELQKANLEAQNTQTPGSGTTPGASGASASPSTTTTTASPLASAIPLAQLLSKPGALNALSSLTALGGLTELLGGAAGAAATALPVQTTGVHRSHKPFTPRLRSPSAPGPTDSGKFKSERTKYNPY comes from the exons TGTGAAGTCTGAGCATACGTGGGACCGCTTAAGAAGCACCTCCCCCGAATCCTCCCCGGCGAAAATAACTCGCCTCACCTCTCCCCGCTCCTTGTCCTCTTCCACCTCCTTCCCGATCGTCAAAACATCCCTTAATAACATTCGGAATCTTGTCAACGCAGCAACCATGGACAATATGGACCCCAAACCAATGCTCAACGACGATCCGTCGGTCACGTTAACTATTCGTCTCATTATGCAGGGAAAG GAAGTTGGCAGCATAATTGGAAAGAAAGGAGAAATTGTAAATAGGTTCCGTGAAGAG TCCGGTGCCAAGATAAATATCTCAGATGGCTCCTGCCCAGAACGTATAGTCACTGTAACCGGTCCTACAAACTCGATATTCAAAGCGTTTACATTGATTTGCAAGAAGTTTGAAGAATGGTGTTCCCAGTTCCACGATATTCAAGGAAGCGGCGCAGGTGGTGGCGGCGGCGTTCCAAGGCCGCCGATCACTCTTCGGCTGATAGTTCCTGCCTCGCAATGCGGATCTCTCATTGGAAAGGGAGGATCAAAGATAAAGGAAATTCGCGAAGTTACCGGCGCCTCTATTCAAGTCGCATCCGAAATGCTACCAAACTCAACGGAACGTACAGTGACTATCTCGGGCACCAGCGAGGCTGTCACGCAGTGCATCTATCATATCTGCTGTGTCATGCTAGAG tcCCCTCCCAAAGGTGCCACGATCCCTTATCGCCCTAAACCCCAAGTTGGTGGGCCAGTGATCCTGGCTGGTGGGCAAGCCTACACCATCCAGGGTAATTACGCGGTGCCCGCCCACTCGGAC ATGGGCAAATTGGGGAGCAATCCTCTCGCTGGTCTCGCAGCTCTAGGTCTTGGAGGTCTCGCCACGCCTGCCAACACAGGCGGACTAAATCCAGCTG CACTCGCTGGAAGTCAGTTGCGAACTAGCAACACCAATAGACAGCAGCCAGCGGCTAACAACCAGACGCATGAGATGACCGTTCCCAACGAGCTGATCGGATGCATCATTGGCAAGGGTGGCACGAAGATAGCTGAAATTCGTCAAATATCAGGGGCCATGATTCGCATTAGCAATTGTGAAGAGAGGGAAGGAGGAGCGACTGACCGCACCATAACTATCACTGGAAATCCAGACGCGGTCGCTCTTGCACAATATCTCATCAATATGAG TGTCGAACTGCAGAAAGCTAACTTAGAGGCCCAAAATACCCAAACCCCTGGCAGCGGTACCACTCCCGGGGCATCCGGGGCCAGTGCTTCCCCCTCTACCACTACCACCACTGCCTCTCCTTTGGCCAGCGCCATTCCTCTGGCTCAGCTGCTTAGCAAGCCAGGTGCTCTCAACGCCCTATCTAGCCTCACTGCTCTTGGCGGGCTAACGGAATTGCTAGGTGGAGCTGCAGGTGCAGCCGCTACCGCACTTCCGGTACAAACGACCGGTGTGCACCGTTCACACAAGCCATTTACACCCAGACTTCGTAGTCCCAGTGCACCCGGGCCCACCGACAGCGGGAAATTTAAATCAGAGCGCACCAAGTACAATCCGTACTGA
- the LOC107224541 gene encoding poly(rC)-binding protein 3 isoform X3 produces the protein MKHKGDAMTVKSEHTWDRLRSTSPESSPAKITRLTSPRSLSSSTSFPIVKTSLNNIRNLVNAATMDNMDPKPMLNDDPSVTLTIRLIMQGKEVGSIIGKKGEIVNRFREESGAKINISDGSCPERIVTVTGPTNSIFKAFTLICKKFEEWCSQFHDIQGSGAGGGGGVPRPPITLRLIVPASQCGSLIGKGGSKIKEIREVTGASIQVASEMLPNSTERTVTISGTSEAVTQCIYHICCVMLESPPKGATIPYRPKPQVGGPVILAGGQAYTIQGNYAVPAHSDMGKLGSNPLAGLAALGLGGLATPANTGGLNPAALAALAGSQLRTSNTNRQQPAANNQTHEMTVPNELIGCIIGKGGTKIAEIRQISGAMIRISNCEEREGGATDRTITITGNPDAVALAQYLINMSVELQKANLEAQNTQTPGSGTTPGASGASASPSTTTTTASPLASAIPLAQLLSKPGALNALSSLTALGGLTELLGGAAGAAATALPVQTTGVHRSHKPFTPRLRSPSAPGPTDSGKFKSERTKYNPY, from the exons TGTGAAGTCTGAGCATACGTGGGACCGCTTAAGAAGCACCTCCCCCGAATCCTCCCCGGCGAAAATAACTCGCCTCACCTCTCCCCGCTCCTTGTCCTCTTCCACCTCCTTCCCGATCGTCAAAACATCCCTTAATAACATTCGGAATCTTGTCAACGCAGCAACCATGGACAATATGGACCCCAAACCAATGCTCAACGACGATCCGTCGGTCACGTTAACTATTCGTCTCATTATGCAGGGAAAG GAAGTTGGCAGCATAATTGGAAAGAAAGGAGAAATTGTAAATAGGTTCCGTGAAGAG TCCGGTGCCAAGATAAATATCTCAGATGGCTCCTGCCCAGAACGTATAGTCACTGTAACCGGTCCTACAAACTCGATATTCAAAGCGTTTACATTGATTTGCAAGAAGTTTGAAGAATGGTGTTCCCAGTTCCACGATATTCAAGGAAGCGGCGCAGGTGGTGGCGGCGGCGTTCCAAGGCCGCCGATCACTCTTCGGCTGATAGTTCCTGCCTCGCAATGCGGATCTCTCATTGGAAAGGGAGGATCAAAGATAAAGGAAATTCGCGAAGTTACCGGCGCCTCTATTCAAGTCGCATCCGAAATGCTACCAAACTCAACGGAACGTACAGTGACTATCTCGGGCACCAGCGAGGCTGTCACGCAGTGCATCTATCATATCTGCTGTGTCATGCTAGAG tcCCCTCCCAAAGGTGCCACGATCCCTTATCGCCCTAAACCCCAAGTTGGTGGGCCAGTGATCCTGGCTGGTGGGCAAGCCTACACCATCCAGGGTAATTACGCGGTGCCCGCCCACTCGGAC ATGGGCAAATTGGGGAGCAATCCTCTCGCTGGTCTCGCAGCTCTAGGTCTTGGAGGTCTCGCCACGCCTGCCAACACAGGCGGACTAAATCCAGCTG CTTTAGCAGCACTCGCTGGAAGTCAGTTGCGAACTAGCAACACCAATAGACAGCAGCCAGCGGCTAACAACCAGACGCATGAGATGACCGTTCCCAACGAGCTGATCGGATGCATCATTGGCAAGGGTGGCACGAAGATAGCTGAAATTCGTCAAATATCAGGGGCCATGATTCGCATTAGCAATTGTGAAGAGAGGGAAGGAGGAGCGACTGACCGCACCATAACTATCACTGGAAATCCAGACGCGGTCGCTCTTGCACAATATCTCATCAATATGAG TGTCGAACTGCAGAAAGCTAACTTAGAGGCCCAAAATACCCAAACCCCTGGCAGCGGTACCACTCCCGGGGCATCCGGGGCCAGTGCTTCCCCCTCTACCACTACCACCACTGCCTCTCCTTTGGCCAGCGCCATTCCTCTGGCTCAGCTGCTTAGCAAGCCAGGTGCTCTCAACGCCCTATCTAGCCTCACTGCTCTTGGCGGGCTAACGGAATTGCTAGGTGGAGCTGCAGGTGCAGCCGCTACCGCACTTCCGGTACAAACGACCGGTGTGCACCGTTCACACAAGCCATTTACACCCAGACTTCGTAGTCCCAGTGCACCCGGGCCCACCGACAGCGGGAAATTTAAATCAGAGCGCACCAAGTACAATCCGTACTGA
- the LOC107224541 gene encoding poly(rC)-binding protein 3 isoform X2, whose protein sequence is MDNMDPKPMLNDDPSVTLTIRLIMQGKEVGSIIGKKGEIVNRFREESGAKINISDGSCPERIVTVTGPTNSIFKAFTLICKKFEEWCSQFHDIQGSGAGGGGGVPRPPITLRLIVPASQCGSLIGKGGSKIKEIREVTGASIQVASEMLPNSTERTVTISGTSEAVTQCIYHICCVMLESPPKGATIPYRPKPQVGGPVILAGGQAYTIQGNYAVPAHSDVSTVLPLPAPHTGPNPPSLNTTTLTSSHFAAHHPSHYASHAHPLLPPHLTAHHPLHPSPLHASVAGLADPLLKSGHLQAALPPVHLVADAMGKLGSNPLAGLAALGLGGLATPANTGGLNPAALAALAGSQLRTSNTNRQQPAANNQTHEMTVPNELIGCIIGKGGTKIAEIRQISGAMIRISNCEEREGGATDRTITITGNPDAVALAQYLINMSVELQKANLEAQNTQTPGSGTTPGASGASASPSTTTTTASPLASAIPLAQLLSKPGALNALSSLTALGGLTELLGGAAGAAATALPVQTTGVHRSHKPFTPRLRSPSAPGPTDSGKFKSERTKYNPY, encoded by the exons ATGGACAATATGGACCCCAAACCAATGCTCAACGACGATCCGTCGGTCACGTTAACTATTCGTCTCATTATGCAGGGAAAG GAAGTTGGCAGCATAATTGGAAAGAAAGGAGAAATTGTAAATAGGTTCCGTGAAGAG TCCGGTGCCAAGATAAATATCTCAGATGGCTCCTGCCCAGAACGTATAGTCACTGTAACCGGTCCTACAAACTCGATATTCAAAGCGTTTACATTGATTTGCAAGAAGTTTGAAGAATGGTGTTCCCAGTTCCACGATATTCAAGGAAGCGGCGCAGGTGGTGGCGGCGGCGTTCCAAGGCCGCCGATCACTCTTCGGCTGATAGTTCCTGCCTCGCAATGCGGATCTCTCATTGGAAAGGGAGGATCAAAGATAAAGGAAATTCGCGAAGTTACCGGCGCCTCTATTCAAGTCGCATCCGAAATGCTACCAAACTCAACGGAACGTACAGTGACTATCTCGGGCACCAGCGAGGCTGTCACGCAGTGCATCTATCATATCTGCTGTGTCATGCTAGAG tcCCCTCCCAAAGGTGCCACGATCCCTTATCGCCCTAAACCCCAAGTTGGTGGGCCAGTGATCCTGGCTGGTGGGCAAGCCTACACCATCCAGGGTAATTACGCGGTGCCCGCCCACTCGGACGTAAGTACAGTATTGCCATTGCCCGCCCCCCATACCGGGCCGAACCCACCCTCGCTGAATACCACCACGTTGACCAGCTCCCACTTCGCAGCCCACCACCCCTCACACTACGCTTCACATGCCCACCCACTCCTGCCCCCCCATCTCACCGCCCATCATCCACTTCATCCAAGCCCCCTTCACGCCAGCGTGGCAGGCCTCGCCGACCCCCTGCTGAAGAGTGGACACTTGCAGGCAGCCCTCCCGCCCGTACACCTCGTGGCAGATGCC ATGGGCAAATTGGGGAGCAATCCTCTCGCTGGTCTCGCAGCTCTAGGTCTTGGAGGTCTCGCCACGCCTGCCAACACAGGCGGACTAAATCCAGCTG CTTTAGCAGCACTCGCTGGAAGTCAGTTGCGAACTAGCAACACCAATAGACAGCAGCCAGCGGCTAACAACCAGACGCATGAGATGACCGTTCCCAACGAGCTGATCGGATGCATCATTGGCAAGGGTGGCACGAAGATAGCTGAAATTCGTCAAATATCAGGGGCCATGATTCGCATTAGCAATTGTGAAGAGAGGGAAGGAGGAGCGACTGACCGCACCATAACTATCACTGGAAATCCAGACGCGGTCGCTCTTGCACAATATCTCATCAATATGAG TGTCGAACTGCAGAAAGCTAACTTAGAGGCCCAAAATACCCAAACCCCTGGCAGCGGTACCACTCCCGGGGCATCCGGGGCCAGTGCTTCCCCCTCTACCACTACCACCACTGCCTCTCCTTTGGCCAGCGCCATTCCTCTGGCTCAGCTGCTTAGCAAGCCAGGTGCTCTCAACGCCCTATCTAGCCTCACTGCTCTTGGCGGGCTAACGGAATTGCTAGGTGGAGCTGCAGGTGCAGCCGCTACCGCACTTCCGGTACAAACGACCGGTGTGCACCGTTCACACAAGCCATTTACACCCAGACTTCGTAGTCCCAGTGCACCCGGGCCCACCGACAGCGGGAAATTTAAATCAGAGCGCACCAAGTACAATCCGTACTGA
- the LOC107224541 gene encoding poly(rC)-binding protein 3 isoform X6, protein MKHKGDAMTVKSEHTWDRLRSTSPESSPAKITRLTSPRSLSSSTSFPIVKTSLNNIRNLVNAATMDNMDPKPMLNDDPSVTLTIRLIMQGKEVGSIIGKKGEIVNRFREESGAKINISDGSCPERIVTVTGPTNSIFKAFTLICKKFEEWCSQFHDIQGSGAGGGGGVPRPPITLRLIVPASQCGSLIGKGGSKIKEIREVTGASIQVASEMLPNSTERTVTISGTSEAVTQCIYHICCVMLESPPKGATIPYRPKPQVGGPVILAGGQAYTIQGNYAVPAHSDMGKLGSNPLAGLAALGLGGLATPANTGGLNPAALAALAGSQLRTSNTNRQQPAANNQTHEMTVPNELIGCIIGKGGTKIAEIRQISGAMIRISNCEEREGGATDRTITITGNPDAVALAQYLINMRISMETAGMAIPAYHYITPNHIVKSSIH, encoded by the exons TGTGAAGTCTGAGCATACGTGGGACCGCTTAAGAAGCACCTCCCCCGAATCCTCCCCGGCGAAAATAACTCGCCTCACCTCTCCCCGCTCCTTGTCCTCTTCCACCTCCTTCCCGATCGTCAAAACATCCCTTAATAACATTCGGAATCTTGTCAACGCAGCAACCATGGACAATATGGACCCCAAACCAATGCTCAACGACGATCCGTCGGTCACGTTAACTATTCGTCTCATTATGCAGGGAAAG GAAGTTGGCAGCATAATTGGAAAGAAAGGAGAAATTGTAAATAGGTTCCGTGAAGAG TCCGGTGCCAAGATAAATATCTCAGATGGCTCCTGCCCAGAACGTATAGTCACTGTAACCGGTCCTACAAACTCGATATTCAAAGCGTTTACATTGATTTGCAAGAAGTTTGAAGAATGGTGTTCCCAGTTCCACGATATTCAAGGAAGCGGCGCAGGTGGTGGCGGCGGCGTTCCAAGGCCGCCGATCACTCTTCGGCTGATAGTTCCTGCCTCGCAATGCGGATCTCTCATTGGAAAGGGAGGATCAAAGATAAAGGAAATTCGCGAAGTTACCGGCGCCTCTATTCAAGTCGCATCCGAAATGCTACCAAACTCAACGGAACGTACAGTGACTATCTCGGGCACCAGCGAGGCTGTCACGCAGTGCATCTATCATATCTGCTGTGTCATGCTAGAG tcCCCTCCCAAAGGTGCCACGATCCCTTATCGCCCTAAACCCCAAGTTGGTGGGCCAGTGATCCTGGCTGGTGGGCAAGCCTACACCATCCAGGGTAATTACGCGGTGCCCGCCCACTCGGAC ATGGGCAAATTGGGGAGCAATCCTCTCGCTGGTCTCGCAGCTCTAGGTCTTGGAGGTCTCGCCACGCCTGCCAACACAGGCGGACTAAATCCAGCTG CTTTAGCAGCACTCGCTGGAAGTCAGTTGCGAACTAGCAACACCAATAGACAGCAGCCAGCGGCTAACAACCAGACGCATGAGATGACCGTTCCCAACGAGCTGATCGGATGCATCATTGGCAAGGGTGGCACGAAGATAGCTGAAATTCGTCAAATATCAGGGGCCATGATTCGCATTAGCAATTGTGAAGAGAGGGAAGGAGGAGCGACTGACCGCACCATAACTATCACTGGAAATCCAGACGCGGTCGCTCTTGCACAATATCTCATCAATATGAG GATATCGATGGAGACAGCAGGAATGGCGATCCCAGCGTATCATTACATAACACCGAACCACATCGTTAAATCTTCGATTCACTAA